AGAAATacttcggggggggggggggggtgtttccAAGTGAAAGTCCATGACTTTGTCTAACAAAACATGTGAAGGGATTACACATTACAACATAACATGACAGAACATGGTCCCACTACAATCATATTTCTGATTTATTTCAAAGGCAATGTTGACATGTGAAGCCCATATTTTGCTTGCAAGGAAGGTTTATAAAGGTCTGTAACGAATCATCTACTTaactattcaaaatgtcatgAGGTAACCAACTGCAGCATATGTTGATGTGGCAAACGTTCCGGACGTCATTGTTATTTCTATGTCGTACCAGTATTTCTCGCTAGGTGTCCCTGGTGTAACTTCTAATTGGGCCACATCAAGTTAACTTTTCGATGATATGGATAAACTTAATCTAATGCGAGGGCccaaaaaacaaattttgaagaTGATTCTACACAAATGAGAATATAACTGCCTTATCATTGTTAATGTGGGCTTTTATATCAGGTATCTGGCAAAGTAAATGATAATCAATAAAACTGATACAATTCATACCGATGTCACACTTTCCGGCAGTGGACGATGTAGCTAAAACCTAAACAGAACACAGTAGCATCTACGTTGCAATAACCACTAGAACGTCTTCTTGCGATTCAAGgtttattttacatttgtcaaaaCAGTCCTATCAGATCAACCAACTTACCCAACTGAAATGTAGGAATCTCAAATGAAAAGGTTTATTTTCTTTCGTTGCCTGACTAGTTTCCCTTTTCAAtcactttttttgtttgtttcagaacTGAATTGACAAACGTACTGCTTGTTTAAGAATTGTTTACAGCTTAAGTCTGAGTTCCATGGCACATAGGTTCGTCGTTAACGTTTGGTTCCGTGTTCAGTGATCGTCCTCCTCAGCAGACCTCCTCTTGCGGCCGGGGCTGTAGGGGTTCGCGGTGTCGGTCCTCTGGTTGTCCATGGCGAGCTCGTGGGCCAGCTTTTGGTTGAAGCAGGTCAGTGTTGAGCAGTCTCTCTTTCTGATACCCCTACCATAACAAAGACAGAAACATGTGAGTATAGTCTGGAACACAAACTGTTGCCAGGGACAAAGACGAGCTCTTCGAAACCAATTCTAACATTAATCCGGGGTATCAGAATATTGCTGCCGAATAATGCAACTGCTGTCCTAGTACTAGTCTAAAGTCGATTTCAAGTTACCAAAACAATTGGCTGTTTGAATTCAAAAGAATATTATCTCCGGATCCAGACCACTCTTCTATGTGGTTGATTGCCCttttaaacaacaaaaattattgcAACTGCATtctctacatgtaacgttactacattTTTATGTAGTACATGTGATATTAGGCAACTACATCATTACATTACACTTCATCATGATATTTCCCACAATGCGCAGTTTGTGACCATGGACATGAACATATTGAAATATATCTTCCTCCTCGCATGCGCACAGTTTCTCTGTCTCTAATGGATTTTGTTGTCCATAGTTTTCTGGTATTGAGCCACTACTATAGTATATTATTGCGGTATATTTCGTTCAGTTgatttttgacagaaaaatCACTACAACATACAACAGTTTTCTTTCTGTGATTTGAAAGTGTGAAACCTACGGTCCGAACACCCTCTGTGCGGCCAGCTTCTCAGCAGCCAGTTGGTCCACCTCCCGGATCAGTGCCGACACGATCCGCCGCATGTCGCTGTTCGTCATGGCCAGCGGGTTGTCGCCGTCATCAGCTGGTCTGCAGGAGAACAACACGGCTCATGTCAGTAATCATATAATGCTCACTCAGATGTAAACTTATATTTCTTTACAAGGCACCACTAATCATTTGAGAGTGTATTAGTCTAGAGTGCATTCAGAAGGCTTGTGATGAAGACCAGAAATATACTGGTAAAGCTGCACAAAAGTTGAACAAAAAGCATAAATAGTAAATATACACAACACGatatgacatttttcttttgtagaATTGTCCAAATTGAAACACATTACGATGCAATATATtttgctgtaacgttatatcacttATTGTAGTATACATCGCCTGTGTACCTTGGTAAGGCCCCCACGTGGTCCGTGCCCCAGAACACGACCACGCACACGGTGAGAGCGGCCACGGTGTTGACTAGCATGTCTGTGGGCACAAGGATCAAAATGAATAATTCACCAATGCTGGATATAATGTTGAACCCTGACCAGTCAAATTACTCGTTGTTTTTCATGTAAAAGCACGAAAATGTAAGATGAAACACAAACATCGATGTGAAAATATGGAagcgaccgtttccaaaatctaaaAACTTCCTTCAATAGTCAACGTCAGGAAGTATCGGAATCTATATCTAGCCTACGAGAAATATATTATCTAAAAACAGAGGGGACCAAAGTTGTTTTGTTAGAAACATGGTTTGGGGCTATGTTCATTGAAAATGGAATGTAATACAGCACAAGCTGGGGATAGGATCAGGTTGGACAAGTTTGTTGAGGAGAGAGGCACGATGTTGAGTACGTACATGACAGTGTGTATATGTGGCTAGTATCCTTCACAAGCAGCCCACAGCTCGTATAGGGCAACAAATGTGCACACATGTTAGGGATCTTCTTTGGACCTGACGCGTGCCTTATATGTCCTTCTCCGTGACTGTGAAAGGAcagagttggacaagttttctaaaattcacttgtcctatcgggcaagcacataaaaaatttacttgcccgaaccaaattttcactggCCCACAAATTCAAATGTcgctgttactagtatatgcattttcacttccagcagaGGAATgctctgttgaccattgcttgatgtcatgactgtaaaaagtatgtCAAAATTGcactcactcaatggaaaaatcgtACTTGCCCTatcaggcaagtggggtaggtcatgcacttgcccgaacagcacttttacttgccctggacaatagggctagtggacttgacCAACCCTGAAGGATGAGGCGTGTAATAAGTTGACACGTACTTTGACGCAGAGTATGGCGCTTCGAGATTGGGCGGGTTCCAACAAACGGCATTCAAAATTCTTCTTTATCGCAGATGCCGCCGACGTAATCTGATAAATGAAAGTCGATTGTTTCGACAGAGTAATGTCAATGTGCCGGGTGATGTAGCACAAGCACTGTCGCTAATATACAATACACCGGGCCTCGGGTCGCACGTGAACATGTGACTCATGACTGACTCATAACTGATGACAGAACGTCATGGTCAGACCTGATTAACTGGGCATGCGCAGTAGTACCGACAATGACACGGTTCCCAATAATTGACAGACAGATAATTAAAACGCCTTCCCATATTTCTACCCGGCGTCATGATGAGACCTGACACAATGCGCTAACTTGCACACGTCTTACATCATGGCAGCACTGCGTGACTCTTACAAGACATTAGATCGGGGTTCAAGTCAAGACAGCTATCGTCTGCAGACAGTTGGCGCACGTCAAAAGTAACAGATGAAATCTCATTTCTTCTTTTGAATTGATTTTTTGCCTCTATGCAAGCCTTACTTCCCAGGAGCATGATGTTTCTGCTTCTTTGTTCTTTAAGTCGGGCTGTCATATATGGCCTTCCTACAGCTATTAGATTAATGGAAGTTCTTACAATGTGCAGCCAGTATAACTCGGCGCACTTCATACAAAGGGAAAGTTGAACTTTGCTTTGGGTCGTACTTTGTCGGCAAATGATATTGCGCCTTCAAATATGGTTgaaaggtattaaacaaaacataCTCGAAATGCGGAATATTATTATAGTACAAAGCAAAACTTTTCTCCAACACAGctgtacacacggatcaaattttcaactaccactgttgccttcttcaggatcaatactgatgaccaataaCTGACCAGTATTGACAAGGCGACAGTAATCGTTGAAAAATTTATCCgtatgtacttttgtgttggaagaaagtttagctttgtactatggTTATTACCAACATAGATGAGCTTCCATTATATTTAAGGATGTTATCGTTGTAATTTCTCTGGCAGATTTGCTGAGGGATGTACAACAGAATTATTgcatatgaaatatgaaatacaaaGTCTGGCAAACTGAGGAAAAGTGTTAAAGtcagctgttgtttttctttgctgaaaatgaatggggggggggggcggaaaTAGTTTGTCAACTTGACTTGTACTTGGTAATGAACAGTATGCTCCCTTGTACACGTACACGACATGATGTATCCGTGCAGTTGTGACTGTGTAATGCCCTACTCTGTATATATGTACTAATGAACTCAGACACCTGGCACATCTGGGCGTTATAACACAATTTTGAGATTGTATAATCACATAATGTACGGAACGCCTTCAAGACGCTTTATTAATAATAATTTCAGCCGTCATCATGTATTACAGG
The sequence above is drawn from the Branchiostoma floridae strain S238N-H82 chromosome 4, Bfl_VNyyK, whole genome shotgun sequence genome and encodes:
- the LOC118415036 gene encoding uncharacterized protein LOC118415036; this encodes MLVNTVAALTVCVVVFWGTDHVGALPRPADDGDNPLAMTNSDMRRIVSALIREVDQLAAEKLAAQRVFGPGIRKRDCSTLTCFNQKLAHELAMDNQRTDTANPYSPGRKRRSAEEDDH